From one Amycolatopsis sp. FDAARGOS 1241 genomic stretch:
- a CDS encoding TetR/AcrR family transcriptional regulator, with the protein MSEARSRLLATASRLFYLEGLHSVGVDRIISEASVTRATMYRHFPGKDDLVVAYLQAADQLIRTQVEQARSGAASPADAVRAVAASIAGDIRSQGFRGCAFLNAAAEYPDPAHPVHQAVLAHRQWFLDTVTDLLAATGAPVSAARHFVLLRDGAMAAGCLTDPEPVCDTFLLGVEEILKHRGTR; encoded by the coding sequence GTGTCCGAAGCACGTTCCCGACTGCTCGCCACGGCGAGCCGGCTGTTCTACCTCGAAGGACTCCACTCCGTGGGCGTCGACCGGATCATCTCCGAGGCGTCCGTCACGCGCGCCACGATGTACCGGCACTTCCCGGGCAAGGACGACCTCGTCGTCGCCTACCTGCAGGCCGCCGACCAGCTGATCCGCACCCAGGTCGAGCAGGCCCGCTCCGGCGCCGCCTCGCCGGCCGACGCCGTCCGCGCGGTCGCCGCATCCATCGCCGGCGACATCCGCTCACAGGGCTTCCGCGGCTGCGCATTCCTCAACGCCGCCGCCGAGTACCCCGATCCCGCTCACCCGGTGCACCAGGCCGTGCTCGCGCACCGCCAGTGGTTCCTCGACACGGTCACCGACCTCCTCGCCGCCACCGGCGCCCCCGTCTCAGCGGCCCGCCACTTCGTCCTGCTCCGCGACGGCGCGATGGCCGCAGGCTGCCTCACCGACCCCGAACCGGTCTGCGACACGTTCCTCCTGGGCGTGGAGGAAATCCTGAAGCACCGGGGAACCCGCTAG
- a CDS encoding amphi-Trp domain-containing protein yields MSTLEVTREELLTREEAANRLSTLAAALAGGEKVVVPLGGSKVKVHVPDHVRCEIELEVDGDEVELEIELKWPAQGHEEH; encoded by the coding sequence ATGTCCACACTGGAAGTGACCCGCGAAGAGCTGCTCACCCGCGAGGAAGCCGCGAACCGGTTGTCGACGCTGGCGGCGGCGCTCGCCGGCGGCGAGAAGGTCGTCGTCCCGCTGGGCGGCAGCAAGGTGAAGGTGCACGTGCCCGACCACGTGCGCTGCGAGATCGAACTCGAGGTCGACGGCGACGAGGTCGAACTGGAGATCGAGCTGAAGTGGCCCGCGCAGGGCCACGAGGAGCACTGA
- a CDS encoding ATP-binding protein, translating to MTVPTWRLRDFHDDDLDRAIQLWDQDRQADDSPPVFPISEVIAATRTGDLVVVAAVGDDVVGMAVAQAQGERAWIVGMALARMWRNRGIGSSLLGELERRLRVQGIRRISALLPPGATGATALDNSGYLARPGLTFYEKVEHLGASDAGLLAELGGRVLPRGLWTDLAGMEHEKETIERRIVLPLAEPAVAERYGVTPPKAVVLFGPPGTGKTSFAKAVASRLEWPFVELFPSRLASVGAGGLADSLRDAFADLAALETVVLFIDEVEEIAGVRSGLAVDPGHGVTNELLKLIPGFRDHDNRLLICATNSVRSLDPAFLRPGRFDYVIPVGPPDPAARAAIWRRYLGPAAGGVDLHRLVEASEMFTPADIEFAARKGAQAAFEREVVHGRGAPAGTEDYLAAIADTRPTLTDQAINEFREDIEKYLRM from the coding sequence ATGACGGTGCCGACGTGGCGATTACGGGATTTCCACGACGACGATCTGGACCGCGCCATCCAACTCTGGGATCAGGACCGGCAGGCGGACGATTCGCCTCCGGTGTTTCCGATTTCGGAGGTCATCGCCGCGACCCGGACCGGCGACCTCGTCGTGGTCGCGGCAGTCGGCGACGACGTCGTGGGCATGGCAGTCGCGCAGGCCCAGGGGGAGCGGGCGTGGATCGTGGGGATGGCGCTCGCGCGGATGTGGCGCAACCGCGGGATCGGCAGCTCTCTCCTCGGCGAACTCGAGCGGCGCCTGCGGGTGCAGGGGATACGCCGGATCAGTGCGCTGCTGCCTCCCGGTGCGACGGGAGCCACGGCCCTGGACAACTCCGGCTACCTCGCTCGTCCCGGGTTGACCTTCTACGAGAAGGTCGAGCATCTCGGCGCCAGCGACGCAGGTCTGCTCGCGGAACTCGGCGGACGGGTCCTCCCGCGGGGACTGTGGACCGATCTCGCCGGCATGGAGCACGAGAAGGAGACCATCGAGCGGCGGATAGTGCTGCCGCTGGCCGAGCCCGCGGTGGCAGAGAGGTACGGCGTCACTCCGCCGAAGGCGGTCGTCCTCTTCGGTCCGCCGGGCACCGGCAAAACGAGCTTCGCCAAGGCTGTGGCCTCCCGGCTGGAGTGGCCGTTCGTGGAGCTGTTCCCTTCCCGCCTCGCGTCGGTGGGAGCAGGTGGTCTGGCCGACTCGCTGCGGGACGCGTTCGCCGATCTGGCCGCGCTCGAGACCGTCGTGCTGTTCATCGACGAAGTCGAGGAGATCGCGGGCGTGCGGTCCGGACTGGCCGTCGATCCCGGCCACGGAGTCACCAATGAACTGCTCAAACTGATCCCCGGCTTCCGCGACCACGACAACCGCTTGCTGATCTGCGCGACCAACTCCGTCCGCTCGCTCGATCCGGCGTTCCTGCGGCCGGGCCGGTTCGACTACGTCATCCCGGTCGGTCCCCCGGACCCGGCGGCTCGGGCAGCGATCTGGCGACGCTACCTGGGACCGGCGGCCGGAGGTGTGGACCTGCACCGGCTGGTGGAGGCGAGCGAGATGTTCACGCCCGCCGACATCGAGTTCGCCGCCCGCAAAGGCGCCCAGGCCGCCTTCGAACGCGAAGTCGTCCACGGCCGCGGCGCCCCCGCCGGCACCGAGGATTACCTCGCCGCCATTGCCGACACCCGGCCCACACTCACCGATCAGGCCATCAACGAGTTCCGAGAAGACATCGAAAAGTACCTGCGCATGTGA
- a CDS encoding MFS transporter — MTPRTGTPESSAKPRLVLFTLAAGQFLMALDSSVMNVSISAVAEDVGTTVTGIQGAITAYTLVMAMFMIPGGKVGELIGHKRAFTIGCCIYGCGSLTTALAPSLPVLLLGWSFLEGIGAALILPAIVALVAGNFRAERRPAAYGLVAAAGAVAIGIGPLIGGIATTYFSWRWVFAGEVAIVLGILVLARRIADAPRERRPRIDLVGAALSALGLGLFVYGVLRSDEWGWFRPKPGAPAWLGISLVVWMMLAGLLLVWLFFHYEARLVEHDREPLVDPAFLRNRQLTGGLTMFFFQYLVLMGVFFVVPLYLSVALGLSALATGARILPLSLTMLAVVVFIPRVFPKVSPRLVVRLGVLALLVGAVVLMAALDADAGAEIVTIPLLLIGLGMGALASQLGAVTVSAVPDRQSADVGGIQNAVTNLGASIGTALAGSFLIAALTTSFLTTIEQNPAVPAEVKSHAAVELQNGVPLLSDTQLQAALDAAGASPDVTQAALDANAAARLDGLRAALAVLALTTILALFFTNRIPTTQPRSKKPS, encoded by the coding sequence ATGACACCTCGGACAGGCACTCCTGAGAGTTCGGCGAAACCGCGACTCGTCCTGTTCACCCTCGCCGCGGGTCAGTTCCTCATGGCGCTCGACAGTTCCGTCATGAACGTGTCGATCTCGGCGGTGGCCGAAGACGTGGGCACAACGGTGACCGGGATCCAAGGTGCGATCACCGCCTACACCCTCGTGATGGCGATGTTCATGATTCCCGGTGGCAAAGTGGGCGAACTCATCGGCCACAAGCGAGCGTTCACCATCGGCTGTTGCATTTACGGCTGCGGCTCCCTGACGACAGCGCTCGCGCCGAGTCTGCCGGTCCTGCTGCTCGGCTGGTCGTTCCTGGAAGGGATCGGTGCGGCGCTGATCCTGCCGGCGATCGTGGCGCTCGTCGCCGGCAACTTCCGCGCTGAACGGCGGCCGGCCGCCTACGGACTCGTCGCCGCCGCGGGGGCCGTGGCGATCGGGATCGGACCGCTCATCGGAGGCATCGCGACAACCTATTTCTCCTGGCGCTGGGTCTTCGCCGGTGAAGTCGCGATCGTGCTCGGCATCCTGGTCCTCGCCCGCCGCATCGCCGACGCGCCGCGCGAGAGGCGTCCGCGCATAGATCTCGTGGGCGCCGCGCTCTCCGCTCTCGGACTCGGGCTCTTCGTCTACGGGGTACTCCGCTCCGACGAATGGGGCTGGTTCCGGCCGAAGCCCGGCGCGCCCGCCTGGCTCGGGATCTCGCTCGTTGTCTGGATGATGCTGGCGGGCCTGCTCCTGGTCTGGCTGTTTTTCCACTACGAGGCCCGCCTCGTGGAGCACGACCGGGAACCACTCGTCGACCCGGCCTTCCTGCGGAACCGGCAGCTCACCGGCGGCCTGACGATGTTCTTCTTCCAATACCTCGTGCTGATGGGCGTGTTCTTCGTCGTACCGCTCTACCTGTCCGTCGCACTCGGCCTGTCCGCACTCGCGACCGGTGCGCGCATCCTGCCGCTCTCCCTGACGATGCTGGCCGTCGTGGTCTTCATCCCGCGGGTCTTCCCGAAGGTCTCGCCACGACTGGTGGTGCGACTGGGGGTCCTCGCGCTGCTCGTGGGGGCGGTGGTCCTGATGGCCGCGCTCGACGCGGACGCCGGGGCGGAAATCGTCACGATCCCCCTCCTGCTGATCGGACTCGGCATGGGAGCGCTGGCGTCTCAGCTCGGGGCGGTGACCGTGTCCGCGGTGCCGGACAGGCAGAGCGCCGACGTCGGCGGCATCCAGAACGCCGTCACCAACCTCGGCGCCTCGATCGGTACCGCACTCGCCGGGTCATTCCTCATCGCCGCGCTGACGACCTCGTTCCTGACCACGATCGAGCAGAACCCGGCGGTACCGGCCGAAGTGAAGAGCCACGCGGCCGTCGAGCTCCAGAACGGCGTGCCCCTGCTGTCGGACACCCAGCTCCAAGCCGCCCTCGACGCGGCAGGCGCGAGCCCGGACGTCACCCAAGCGGCGCTCGACGCCAACGCCGCAGCCAGGCTCGACGGCCTGCGTGCCGCGCTCGCCGTTCTCGCCCTCACCACCATCCTGGCCCTGTTCTTCACGAACCGGATCCCGACCACACAACCCCGCTCGAAGAAACCGTCCTGA
- a CDS encoding SDR family NAD(P)-dependent oxidoreductase, with product MKRASGRTVVVTGGASGIGKAIAAAFRDNGDRVVVLDRTAGAGVTAVDVSDEDSVRSAFAVVRAEFGTVDVLVNSAGLLTESPAEDMDLAVWNETIAVDLTGVFLCSREVLKPMRAQRWGRIINISSQLGLKGGTGLGHYSAAKAGVIGFTKAVALEVAADNVLVNAIAPGPIETPLVDGISQAWKVAKRAELPLGRFGTPEEVAPAALLLADDPGGNLFVGQTLGPNSGDVMP from the coding sequence ATGAAGCGCGCGAGTGGCCGGACCGTCGTCGTAACCGGCGGCGCCAGCGGTATCGGCAAGGCCATCGCAGCCGCGTTCCGGGACAACGGCGACCGGGTCGTCGTCCTCGACCGGACCGCCGGCGCCGGTGTCACCGCGGTGGATGTGTCCGATGAGGACAGTGTGCGGTCGGCGTTCGCCGTGGTGCGGGCCGAGTTCGGCACCGTCGACGTCCTGGTGAACTCGGCCGGGCTGCTCACCGAGTCGCCGGCCGAGGACATGGACCTGGCGGTGTGGAACGAGACCATCGCGGTCGACCTCACCGGGGTGTTCCTGTGCAGCCGGGAGGTGCTCAAGCCGATGCGCGCCCAGCGATGGGGCCGTATCATCAACATCTCTTCGCAGCTGGGCCTCAAGGGTGGCACCGGGCTCGGGCACTACAGCGCCGCCAAGGCCGGCGTCATCGGCTTCACCAAGGCCGTGGCGCTGGAGGTGGCGGCCGACAACGTGCTGGTCAACGCCATCGCTCCCGGCCCGATCGAAACCCCGCTGGTCGACGGCATCTCCCAGGCGTGGAAGGTGGCCAAGCGGGCCGAGCTGCCACTGGGCCGGTTCGGCACGCCGGAGGAGGTCGCCCCCGCGGCCCTGCTGCTGGCCGACGACCCGGGTGGAAACCTGTTCGTGGGGCAGACGCTGGGGCCCAACTCCGGCGACGTGATGCCCTGA
- a CDS encoding SDR family NAD(P)-dependent oxidoreductase, whose protein sequence is MSEPKAAIVTGAASGIGRALAVHYAKRGVHTVIGTFPGDPHDPAETLRQVEAAGGKAVVHEVDVRSTEQVEAFAQRAVDEFGRLDYAVANAGILRNSALADLSDERWHDMLDVDLTGVLRTLRAGSTRMGEGGALVAVSSIAGGVYGWEEHAHYAAAKAGVLGLVRSVAVELGPRQIRANAAIPGLIETPQSLDPVNSLGPDGLRRAGDDIPWGRVGRPEEVADVIGFLTSPAANYVTGQAIVVDGGLTVRMRA, encoded by the coding sequence ATGTCTGAGCCGAAAGCGGCGATCGTCACCGGCGCCGCCAGCGGCATCGGCCGCGCCCTGGCCGTGCACTACGCAAAGCGTGGCGTGCACACGGTGATCGGCACGTTCCCCGGCGACCCGCACGACCCGGCCGAAACGCTGCGGCAGGTCGAGGCGGCCGGCGGGAAGGCGGTGGTCCACGAGGTCGACGTGCGCAGCACCGAGCAGGTGGAAGCGTTCGCGCAACGCGCGGTGGACGAGTTCGGCCGGCTGGACTACGCGGTCGCCAACGCCGGCATCCTGCGCAACTCCGCGCTGGCCGACCTGTCCGACGAGCGCTGGCACGACATGCTCGACGTCGACCTGACCGGGGTGCTGCGCACACTGCGGGCCGGGTCGACCCGGATGGGCGAGGGCGGCGCACTGGTCGCGGTGTCCTCGATCGCCGGCGGCGTCTACGGCTGGGAGGAGCACGCCCACTACGCCGCGGCCAAGGCCGGGGTGCTGGGCCTGGTGCGCAGCGTCGCGGTCGAGCTCGGGCCTCGGCAGATCCGGGCCAACGCGGCGATCCCCGGCCTGATCGAGACGCCGCAGTCGCTCGACCCGGTCAACTCGCTCGGTCCGGACGGGCTGCGGCGCGCGGGCGACGACATCCCGTGGGGCCGCGTCGGCCGGCCGGAGGAGGTGGCCGACGTGATCGGGTTCCTCACGTCACCGGCCGCGAACTACGTGACCGGTCAGGCCATCGTCGTCGACGGTGGCCTGACCGTCCGGATGCGCGCATGA
- a CDS encoding MFS transporter, whose product MGTAIVCFAIGPIIDRLGRRRGMMTTIGGTAVISTLTAVIPAALGAVSGVIITVIRSFGGLGFSEQAVNATYMNEVYQVTEDEKRRKRPGFYYSFIQGGWPLGFLLSSALAFVFLDSLGWRALYVMAAVPAAIVVWVIWRKLRETPQFELHQKLTELEKGGRTDDAHALAASYGVEHSSASPLKRLWEPALRRNTIVLSLAWILNFFGIAIFSVLGSSVLKNAKDVSLSSAFWMLIVINAIGYFGYVFHGWLGDRIGRKRTIIIGWIISGLCFALMLSPAASSSFVIILTYGAGLFFLVGPYAAIEYFMAECYPVSCRATGTSFIGAMSQPGTIIGGALFTAVAAGAGTGAAALWVGALGTLVSGVLMIGAKPPVAALREDHPNV is encoded by the coding sequence GTGGGCACCGCGATCGTGTGCTTCGCGATCGGCCCGATCATCGACCGGCTCGGCCGCCGCCGCGGAATGATGACCACCATCGGCGGCACCGCGGTCATCTCCACCCTGACCGCGGTGATCCCGGCCGCGCTGGGCGCGGTCAGCGGCGTGATCATCACCGTCATCCGCTCGTTCGGCGGTCTCGGGTTCTCCGAGCAGGCGGTGAACGCGACCTACATGAACGAGGTCTACCAGGTCACCGAGGACGAGAAACGCCGCAAGCGCCCCGGGTTCTACTACTCGTTCATCCAGGGTGGCTGGCCGCTGGGCTTCCTGCTCTCCAGCGCGCTCGCGTTCGTCTTCCTGGACTCGCTGGGCTGGCGGGCGCTGTACGTGATGGCCGCGGTCCCGGCGGCGATCGTGGTCTGGGTGATCTGGCGGAAGCTGCGCGAGACGCCGCAGTTCGAGCTGCACCAGAAGCTGACCGAGCTGGAGAAGGGCGGGCGCACGGACGACGCGCACGCGCTGGCGGCCTCCTACGGAGTCGAGCACTCCTCGGCTTCGCCGTTGAAGCGGCTGTGGGAGCCGGCGTTGCGGCGCAACACGATCGTGCTGTCGCTGGCCTGGATCCTCAACTTCTTCGGCATCGCGATCTTCAGCGTGCTCGGCAGCTCGGTGCTGAAGAACGCCAAGGACGTCTCGCTGTCCAGCGCGTTCTGGATGCTGATCGTGATCAACGCGATCGGCTACTTCGGTTACGTCTTCCACGGCTGGCTCGGCGACCGGATCGGGCGCAAGCGCACCATCATCATCGGCTGGATCATCTCCGGCCTGTGCTTCGCGCTGATGCTCAGCCCGGCCGCGAGCAGCTCGTTCGTGATCATCCTGACCTACGGCGCCGGGCTGTTCTTCCTGGTTGGCCCGTACGCGGCGATCGAGTACTTCATGGCCGAGTGCTACCCGGTCAGCTGCCGGGCCACCGGAACGTCGTTCATCGGTGCGATGAGCCAGCCCGGCACGATCATCGGCGGCGCCCTGTTCACCGCCGTCGCGGCGGGCGCGGGCACCGGCGCGGCGGCCCTGTGGGTCGGCGCGCTCGGCACCCTGGTCTCCGGGGTGCTGATGATCGGTGCCAAACCGCCCGTGGCCGCCCTGCGAGAGGACCACCCGAATGTCTGA
- a CDS encoding polysaccharide deacetylase: protein MTKDIQVAFGVDVDAVAGQLGSYGGEDSPCDISRGMFSGEVGGPRLLRLFERYGLTTSWFVPGHSIETFPDLTRAIVDAGHEVGAHGYSHENPIAMTREQETAILDRSIELIEKVAGRRPTGYVAPWWEFSPVTNEILLERGIKYDHSLMHRDFEPYYVRVGDSWTKIDYAQPAETWMKPLVRGEETDLVEIPANWYLDDLPPMMFVKASANSHGFVSPRELGQTWQDQFDWVYREMDQATFTMTIHPDVSGRPQVLLMLERLIEHINGHEGVSWLTFDQIADSFLSRNPRKGAGS from the coding sequence ATGACGAAAGACATCCAGGTCGCGTTCGGCGTCGACGTCGACGCCGTGGCCGGCCAGCTCGGCTCCTACGGCGGCGAGGACTCGCCGTGCGACATCTCCCGCGGCATGTTCAGCGGCGAGGTCGGCGGACCACGGCTGCTGCGCCTGTTCGAGCGCTACGGGTTGACCACCTCGTGGTTCGTACCCGGCCACTCCATCGAGACCTTCCCCGACCTGACCCGCGCGATCGTCGACGCCGGGCACGAGGTCGGCGCGCACGGTTACTCGCACGAGAACCCGATCGCGATGACGCGTGAGCAGGAGACGGCGATCCTGGACCGCTCGATCGAGCTGATCGAGAAGGTCGCCGGTCGACGGCCCACCGGCTACGTGGCGCCGTGGTGGGAGTTTTCCCCCGTCACCAACGAGATCCTGCTGGAGCGGGGCATCAAGTACGACCACTCGCTGATGCACCGCGACTTCGAGCCGTACTACGTCCGGGTCGGCGACAGCTGGACCAAGATCGACTACGCCCAGCCGGCCGAGACCTGGATGAAGCCGCTGGTCCGCGGCGAGGAGACGGACCTGGTGGAGATCCCGGCGAACTGGTACTTGGACGACCTGCCGCCGATGATGTTCGTGAAGGCGTCCGCGAACTCGCACGGTTTCGTCAGCCCGCGCGAGCTCGGCCAGACCTGGCAGGACCAGTTCGACTGGGTCTACCGGGAGATGGACCAGGCCACCTTCACCATGACCATCCACCCGGACGTGTCCGGGCGGCCGCAGGTACTGCTCATGCTGGAGCGGTTGATCGAGCACATCAACGGCCACGAGGGCGTGAGCTGGCTGACCTTCGACCAGATCGCCGACTCCTTCCTGTCCCGCAACCCGCGGAAGGGAGCCGGGTCGTGA